In Candidatus Pelagibacter sp. HIMB1321, a single genomic region encodes these proteins:
- a CDS encoding DUF4212 domain-containing protein — protein MAKNAQHWEKTKGLLIVTLVIWAIFSMGIFLFGAELNEMTGPFGYPLTYWFTCQGSLAIFVILIFWFAGRQEKIDEEFGFSEKGDD, from the coding sequence ATGGCAAAAAATGCACAACACTGGGAAAAGACCAAGGGTTTGCTAATTGTTACATTAGTAATTTGGGCTATTTTCTCAATGGGTATCTTCCTTTTTGGAGCTGAATTAAATGAGATGACGGGACCTTTTGGATATCCGTTAACTTATTGGTTCACTTGTCAAGGTTCTCTTGCAATATTTGTAATCCTGATTTTCTGGTTTGCAGGTAGACAAGAAAAAATTGATGAAGAATTCGGCTTTAGTGAAAAAGGAGACGACTAA
- a CDS encoding esterase has protein sequence MKNFKLTWRDLSLNDFKVYFFSLFKAFIPKSKIQNLDQLEEFIQTKSAWVSQVTLYSYLKTRMGTRYVLHFDNDEFMKSVNEAKWNIYAVALQDLTFFTFSFLKVNFNFQDISKSKEIFLKILDDETTNNMPLDIIEKTKKNFEERFQTINWDKYYSNLPFNPSALSLYEWAPIAEELKTLDRKIVLNSVILKWDIIKKEFKDRIQF, from the coding sequence ATGAAAAATTTTAAACTTACCTGGAGAGATTTATCACTAAATGATTTTAAAGTTTATTTTTTTTCATTGTTCAAAGCTTTTATTCCTAAATCAAAAATTCAAAACTTAGATCAATTAGAGGAATTTATTCAAACAAAGTCAGCTTGGGTTTCTCAAGTTACACTTTACAGTTATCTTAAAACAAGAATGGGAACAAGATATGTTCTTCATTTTGATAATGATGAGTTTATGAAATCTGTAAATGAAGCAAAATGGAATATCTATGCTGTAGCACTCCAAGATTTAACTTTTTTCACATTTTCTTTTTTAAAAGTTAATTTTAACTTTCAAGACATTAGTAAATCTAAAGAGATTTTTTTAAAAATTTTAGACGATGAAACCACAAATAATATGCCGCTAGATATTATTGAAAAAACAAAAAAAAATTTTGAAGAAAGGTTTCAAACAATTAATTGGGACAAGTATTATTCAAACCTTCCCTTTAATCCTAGTGCTTTATCGTTGTATGAATGGGCACCAATAGCTGAAGAATTAAAAACTCTTGATCGTAAGATTGTTCTAAATTCTGTTATTTTGAAATGGGATATTATTAAAAAAGAGTTTAAGGATAGAATTCAGTTTTAA